The following is a genomic window from Butyricimonas faecihominis.
TGTTATAAATGCTCCAATAAAAAATAATAAAAATGTTATATTTAAAATTTTCATGATAATTCGATTTTGAATTAATAACAAGGTATAATCATGGGTGAACCATTTGCTTCTTTTATGTCATTATTCGGGTCGTCGTCAGCAAGTGATGCTTCAATAGCCTTTTTTAATTGTAAGCAAAGCTCTCTTTTTTCCCAAGGTTCTTTATTTTCTAAGGAAACTTCACCGGTAACGAGTATAAAGGCATCGTATTTTTCTTTAGAATATATGCCTAGATATTCTGTTTCAATGACTTCATCCCACCATAAAGGACAACTGATAATGTTGTTATATCTTAGTTGAGCTTGTTGTTTGTCGTGATAACCTGCGATAAAGTTCGAGTTCCCTTCAATTTGAATTTTTAGGAGATAAGATTTTTCTTCTAATTTTTCTTTATGTAGGGTAATCCATAAAGTGTCACTTGTTCTTTCTTTACGAAAAATTGGGGAGGTGGGAAGTTCGTAATCCCCAGTAATAGCGGTTGTCAACGAATCAACTACGGAGACCTTATATTCAAGGTCTTCCGAAGGAGTCGGACCAATAAGAGAGAGAACAAAAGGAACTTTTACTGTATTTTGTCCCGGATAGTGGCTAAAGGAAATATTCACCGTATCCTGTCCGTTTTCATTTGGGAAAAATAGTTGCCTTTGAGAAGAAAATCTTTCGACATCTTCTTTTGAACAAGAGATCGTTGCAATAATGAGGCATAATATAATGATATATTTTTTCATGTTCTTGGATTTTTAAAGAATAGTTTCACTATCTGGTAAGGGAAGTGTAAAATCACTTTCTTTCATTGAAGAGTAAATTGGTTGATTAAATTTCTTAAAATAGAAAAATACCTGTCCTTCTCCAATAAATTCACGTTGGGCTTCTTTTATCAACTCCTTACGGAAAGATTTTTCGTCTTTAATAATATCATCTAGACGGCCTTTAGTGCATTCGCGTCCATCCCGGACAATATCCATTTCTTTAATAGCATTAGAGAAATCATTTATGCTGGCATAATATTCGGCCCGAATATAGTACATTTCACTTAGGCGAACCATGGGTATGAGTTTTGCGCAAATGTGACTAGTGATACTGTTAATAGATGAAGGCAAATATTTTGTAGAAAAATATTTGGTCCCACTTTTGGTTAATAGTTTAGTATTTCGATAATCAGCATTGTCGTCAAACGTTATTGTATAATGATCGACATATAGCTTCCCGGTGGCATTGTATTCTGCCGTGTAATTATCTGCTAGCTTTTCATTGGAAAGTCCGAATAACAGATCAAGGAATGTTTTGGGATTTTCTTCAACATCGGCATTTGGCGTGAATGAAAATAATCGTTGTTTGGTGTTGTCTACTGCTGTTATGATCTCTTCGGTAATGTTGAATGCTTCTTCATATTTCCCGATGAATGCATAGGCTCTAGCTAACACCCCGTTTATTGCATAATAATTTATACGAAAACCTCGATATGCTTCGAATAAATCCGTTACGTTATGTTCGATATTCCCGTCTATCGTTCCCATGGTAAATCTATTTTTACTATTTAGGCGATCTCTACGTTCACTAACTGTGTCAGTGGGAGCGACTAATGTTTTCGCTTTTTCTAAATCTCGAATTACCTTTTCCATGAATTCACTAATAGATAGATTTGGTTCGTACGTGGATGGGTATTTCTCGAAATAGGGGATGTAAGTTGTGTTGGACTCTTCTTTTGCTGGAGCAAATAATCGCAACATATCAAAATGAAGAAGAGCCCTTAATGCTAAGGCTTCGCCTTCAATTGTGTTTTTCTCCATTTCTCCTCCTGAAAATTTTGAGGGATCTTCACTGCCGATTCTACTTAATAAGTTGTTACTGTTAGCAATGGCATTATATGTTTTGGACCACATCCCGTCAATGAGAGTTTTAGCATTTTCATCCTCATATTTGTAATTACTCATACTCTCGTATGAATCCGGTAGATAATAAGCATAGTAAACTTGGCCCAAGACATCAAGAGTTCCCCAAGTCATTTCTTTTCCGTACATGGCGTTTGATGCCATATTTTTATATATTCCATGCAAGGCATTCCGGTAGCCTGCGCCTGTTGCGAATAATTGATCTTCATCCAAACTGTCTTTTGGGGTGACAGTTAACCAATCGTTACACCCGGTTAGGGAGAACAAGATAGAGATTCCTATAATTAATTTCGTAATATTCATGATAGATAATAATTTAAAAACTTGCTCTTAATGAGAAATTGATCGTTCGGGCAAAGGGATAACTTAATCCTCGTTCTTCTTTTACACTTGACCAGCGAGCGATGTCTTCAGCTCCAATTTCGAATCGCACTACACTTAATCCGGTACGTTTAAGCCATTCTTTGGAAAAGTCATAACCGAGACTGATTGAGTTTAAAGATACCATATTGTAATCTTGTACGAAACGGGATGTCGGTCTTGTAGATGCGGGACGTCCGTCTCTTCCGCTTTCCAATTTTTTATATTTAGCAATGTCTCCTGGCTTTTGCCATCTGGAAGTATATACTCGTTTATCCACGTTTTCCGAATAAATATCAGCGTTTTCTACTCGGTCGACCAGTGTACTATTATAACGCTGGCCTCCAAATTCGTACATGAAGTTGGCAAAAAGAGAAAAATTCTTATAACTTAAATTTAACCCAAATGATCCTTGTGCATCGGGTTCTGTAGTACCTAAAACAACTTGATTAGAAGATTGCCATGTATCTGAGCTAGAACCATCCGGGTTGAGGAAAACTTCTTCTCCGGTTGCAGGATTTATTCCTAATGAACGAACTCCCCATATTGATCGCATGGATACACCTTCCACATATTTTGTGAATGGTTTATTCGTTGTTCCATTATATCGATTACTAATATCAGAAAAATGTTCATCAACTTTTTTGTTGTATGCTTTCAGACTTTCGGCTATTTTCAATAAGGTATTTTTGTTGTGTGATAAGTTTGCATAGATTGCCATGTGTACATCTTTTTGACGGATGATTTCACCTCTAGCTTCGATCTCGAATCCTCGGTTACGAACCTCTCCGATGTTGTCTTTATAGGTGGTAAAACCCGTAGAACTGGGAATGGTGACACTGTTGATACAATCTACGGTTTTTTTGTTATAGTAACTGACTTTGGCATATAACAGGCGGTCTAAAATGCTAACTTCAATACCGACATCCAATACATTCGTTGTTTCCCATTTCAAGTCTTTATTACCAAAAGCACTTAGGGCAGCTCCTGCTCCCGTTTGATACCAACTTTCGTCATCCAAGGTGTACATCGTTTTTGCTTCGTAATCTGAGAAATTTACGTTACCAGTTTGTCCGTAGCTACCTCTGATTTTTAATTCTGAGATGTAAGCATAATTTTCCATGAAGGGGTAATTGTGAATGTTAATACCTATTCCTGTTGACCAGAATGGGGCATATTTTTTATCAGCACCAAATTTGGATGAACCATCAATACGTCCTGTTAGGTCAAATAGGTAGATATTCTGATAGCTATAGTTGATTGTTCCGAAAGCTGAAAATAATCGGGAACTACCTTCGTTTGTAGAAGGTTTTTGATAAATTTCTTGGGCATAATTAGGTGAGTGTAAGGCACCAGAAGGAAATCCTCTGTATTGAGTAGATGAATTATTAGATGAGGTTTCTTTGATATTTGTACCCATCGTAACATTAATATTATGTTTGGAAATACTACGGTTGTAAGAAATGAAAGCGTTCATATCCCAACTAAAATAATCGCTACTACGTTGTGTTAACTCTCCAGAAGTTAGTTGTGTTAAACTAAGTGGCTTTGAATTTCTTTTTGAAAGAGGATCGAGAAATTTTTCTCCTTTTGTAAAGGTTCGGGTAATACCAATAGTTGCTTTCGCTTGTAGATGGGGAGTAATGTACCAATTGGCGTTTAGGTTGTTAATAATTTCTTCCGTTTTACTTTTATCGAAATTAAAAAGGGTAGATTCGTATAAAGGATTTTCCCGGTCCCTATCAGCCGTATTTTTGTAGTTTTTTAAAGTTGGTGTATATTCTCCATTTTCATCTTTGTAGGAGTCATAGGGTTGGGCCCGAGAATATTTAGAAAAATCTCCATAAGGTGATTCTTCGGATTTGGTAATGGTGTAACTTACTTGATTCCGAATTTGTAGAGAGCCAATACGATAATCTAGATAAAGTGCTGCTCCGGTATTATCTCGGAAAGAACCTTTCATAACTCCTTTATTCGTGTTGTATGATAAGTCTATTCCAAAGCGAATGTTTTCAGAACCACCTTCAACAAACAAGCTGTGTTTGTGATTAAACACTGTTTCCAGAGGTTTGGATAACCAATAGGTATCAACTCCGGATTTGATATTAGCCAGTTTGTCATAATATTCTTCTTCTCCTTCAAAAGTTGTATCCCCATTTTTGTCTTTATAGCATCCGGCAAGTTCTTCCAAATCAAGTTTTTCTTGTGCATTTAATAGATTGTAATCTGATAAATCAGGGAAAACGACGGAGCCGGTCATATTGTATGAAACATTTATTTTTCCGGGTTTGGGTGTGACGGTTGTAATGACAACAACTCCATTGGCGGCACGAGAACCGTAGAGTGCTGTTGCGGCAGCATCTTTTAAGATGGTAATACTTTCAATTCGATTCGGGTCAAAATCGTATAACTTTTGTACATTGATTTCAAAACCGTCCATGATAAAGGTTGGAAGATTCGGATTGTTCTCCAAATTACCACGGGTTGTATAGTTGGGATCCAGTTGTTTGATACCTGTTCCTGAAGCTCCTCGGATAGACATTTCAGGAAGGGTGTTCGGATCGGATCCCCATTCATTGTTTTCTTGGATACGAAATGACGGATCAAATGCTTGTAAAGCTTTTATTACGTTAGTTTTAGACACTTTCAATAATTCATCTCGTTTTACTGCTATTGTGTTTCCGGTAAAGCTCTCTTTATTTACATTGGCGTAACCCGTAATGACAACTTCGTCCATTTCGGTCACGTCTGGTTTTAAACGAATAACAATTTCTTTATCGTCATCTTTGGGAGCTTGTTTCACATGGATCTCTTGAGTTTGCATTCCGACAAATGATACGACTAGAATGATAGAATCTTGATCGGCTATTTCAATCTTGAATTTCCCATCCATGTCAGTAACAACACCTAGACTGGTGCCTTTTAGCAGGATGGTGGCTCCAGGTAAGGTTTCTCCTTTGGAATCACTTACAGCACCTTTTATGGTTCGTTTTTTTTGTAAGGTAGATTCTTTAGCTTTGACGGGACGAATGATAATAACGTCATTTTCTATTTCATACGTTAATTGGGTATTTGAGAGAATCGATTGTAAAAATTCTTCGATGGTTACATCTTTGACATTGATATTACGTTTCCCAAATTTATTTACTTCCTCTACACGGTAGAGAAATCGATAGTTGGTTTCTGTACGAACCTTTTTTATTAATTCGTCAATTGTAGCTTCTTGCATTTTTACGGTAATTCTTGCATTTTGTGCGAATGCCTTTGTTTGAGATACCATGGTAAATGTGACCATGAAAAAGAAACTTAATGTAAAGAGATAAAACATTTTTCTTAGCCTTTGATGTGATTCAAAGGTGAGTTTTCGTTTTTTTTCCATAACTTTGATTCTTGATAATTTTAATAATCGATTTTAATAGGACTGTTTATAAATTGATTATGCTGGGGGAATTCCCCAATTCCCCCAATTTTAATTTTTAATTTGATAAATTTCTTCAACTGTTACATTATTCTCGTTAATAATAAAGTGTATAGATGTTGCTTTTTCAAGCATTTGGAGAGTTTGTTTGAAATCACTATAGCGTTCGAGATCTCCTGTAAAATGGAAATCTTTAACTGCAGGATTTGAATAAAATACATTAATGTTGTACCAACGAGCCAGTGTTGTCATGATGTCTTCAAGTGGCTGGTTTTCGAAAACAAATAAGCCATCTTTCCATGCAGAGTAAAGAGAAGCATCCACGTTTCGGGTATTTATTTGTTTGTTTGTTTTCGTGTATACGGCCTGCTGATTGGGTTTTAATTCCACACTTTGCTGTTTGCTTGATATTTTTACGGCACCTTGATTTAGCGTTGTTTCTATCGTCCTTGCTTCTGGGTAAGCTCGTACGTTAAATTGTGTACCGAGAACTTTTATTTCTATTTCATCCTTGGTCTTGACGATAAATGGTTGTTTCATTTTTTTTGCAACTGCAAAATATGCTTCTCCTGAAAGTATAACTTCTCGGTTCTCTTTGTTAAAATGCACGGGGAATGAGAGCTCTGAATCTGAATTTATCCAAACATGAGTACTATCGGGTAAAATTAGTTCGTATTCTCCTCCGCGAGGGACTTGAATCGTATTGAATTTGTTTATGTTTAGAGGCTGATTATCACTTCCCGAATATTCGAATGTATTGCCTTGATTGATCGCTATTAGGCCATTTTCTAATTTTAGTGTTTGTATGGTGTCTTGTGGAGTTAGATGGATTTGTTTTCCTTCAGGGGTAATAAATATTGCTTTCGGACTACCGGAGTGAATACCTGCAATAATTTTCGACACTTGGTCTGATTTTGGGGCATTGAATAAAACAAGAGAGACTCCGATGATAATTAAAATACTTGCAACAATTCCGGATATCCATGTTAGAGAATGCTTTATGTGACTGTATTTGGGAATTATTTGTTGTTGCACATGTTTCCATGATTTTTCTAAGTTTAATTCTTTGACGAATTGATCTCTTTGACTTCTGTTTTGAGGGTCAAGGATTTGTTTGTAAAGTTCTTGTGTCGAGTGATTTTCATTTCGCCATATCTCTAACTCTTCTCGTTCTTCAAGAGATAGAGTGCCAGTTATCTCTTTTGCAAGAAGTTGTGCGATTCTATATTCTTTATCGTATATTTGCACCCCGAAGTTACGAAAAG
Proteins encoded in this region:
- a CDS encoding FecR family protein, translating into MQIYDKEYRIAQLLAKEITGTLSLEEREELEIWRNENHSTQELYKQILDPQNRSQRDQFVKELNLEKSWKHVQQQIIPKYSHIKHSLTWISGIVASILIIIGVSLVLFNAPKSDQVSKIIAGIHSGSPKAIFITPEGKQIHLTPQDTIQTLKLENGLIAINQGNTFEYSGSDNQPLNINKFNTIQVPRGGEYELILPDSTHVWINSDSELSFPVHFNKENREVILSGEAYFAVAKKMKQPFIVKTKDEIEIKVLGTQFNVRAYPEARTIETTLNQGAVKISSKQQSVELKPNQQAVYTKTNKQINTRNVDASLYSAWKDGLFVFENQPLEDIMTTLARWYNINVFYSNPAVKDFHFTGDLERYSDFKQTLQMLEKATSIHFIINENNVTVEEIYQIKN
- a CDS encoding DUF4843 domain-containing protein, producing MKKYIIILCLIIATISCSKEDVERFSSQRQLFFPNENGQDTVNISFSHYPGQNTVKVPFVLSLIGPTPSEDLEYKVSVVDSLTTAITGDYELPTSPIFRKERTSDTLWITLHKEKLEEKSYLLKIQIEGNSNFIAGYHDKQQAQLRYNNIISCPLWWDEVIETEYLGIYSKEKYDAFILVTGEVSLENKEPWEKRELCLQLKKAIEASLADDDPNNDIKEANGSPMIIPCY
- a CDS encoding SusC/RagA family TonB-linked outer membrane protein, with the translated sequence MEKKRKLTFESHQRLRKMFYLFTLSFFFMVTFTMVSQTKAFAQNARITVKMQEATIDELIKKVRTETNYRFLYRVEEVNKFGKRNINVKDVTIEEFLQSILSNTQLTYEIENDVIIIRPVKAKESTLQKKRTIKGAVSDSKGETLPGATILLKGTSLGVVTDMDGKFKIEIADQDSIILVVSFVGMQTQEIHVKQAPKDDDKEIVIRLKPDVTEMDEVVITGYANVNKESFTGNTIAVKRDELLKVSKTNVIKALQAFDPSFRIQENNEWGSDPNTLPEMSIRGASGTGIKQLDPNYTTRGNLENNPNLPTFIMDGFEINVQKLYDFDPNRIESITILKDAAATALYGSRAANGVVVITTVTPKPGKINVSYNMTGSVVFPDLSDYNLLNAQEKLDLEELAGCYKDKNGDTTFEGEEEYYDKLANIKSGVDTYWLSKPLETVFNHKHSLFVEGGSENIRFGIDLSYNTNKGVMKGSFRDNTGAALYLDYRIGSLQIRNQVSYTITKSEESPYGDFSKYSRAQPYDSYKDENGEYTPTLKNYKNTADRDRENPLYESTLFNFDKSKTEEIINNLNANWYITPHLQAKATIGITRTFTKGEKFLDPLSKRNSKPLSLTQLTSGELTQRSSDYFSWDMNAFISYNRSISKHNINVTMGTNIKETSSNNSSTQYRGFPSGALHSPNYAQEIYQKPSTNEGSSRLFSAFGTINYSYQNIYLFDLTGRIDGSSKFGADKKYAPFWSTGIGINIHNYPFMENYAYISELKIRGSYGQTGNVNFSDYEAKTMYTLDDESWYQTGAGAALSAFGNKDLKWETTNVLDVGIEVSILDRLLYAKVSYYNKKTVDCINSVTIPSSTGFTTYKDNIGEVRNRGFEIEARGEIIRQKDVHMAIYANLSHNKNTLLKIAESLKAYNKKVDEHFSDISNRYNGTTNKPFTKYVEGVSMRSIWGVRSLGINPATGEEVFLNPDGSSSDTWQSSNQVVLGTTEPDAQGSFGLNLSYKNFSLFANFMYEFGGQRYNSTLVDRVENADIYSENVDKRVYTSRWQKPGDIAKYKKLESGRDGRPASTRPTSRFVQDYNMVSLNSISLGYDFSKEWLKRTGLSVVRFEIGAEDIARWSSVKEERGLSYPFARTINFSLRASF
- a CDS encoding RagB/SusD family nutrient uptake outer membrane protein, which codes for MNITKLIIGISILFSLTGCNDWLTVTPKDSLDEDQLFATGAGYRNALHGIYKNMASNAMYGKEMTWGTLDVLGQVYYAYYLPDSYESMSNYKYEDENAKTLIDGMWSKTYNAIANSNNLLSRIGSEDPSKFSGGEMEKNTIEGEALALRALLHFDMLRLFAPAKEESNTTYIPYFEKYPSTYEPNLSISEFMEKVIRDLEKAKTLVAPTDTVSERRDRLNSKNRFTMGTIDGNIEHNVTDLFEAYRGFRINYYAINGVLARAYAFIGKYEEAFNITEEIITAVDNTKQRLFSFTPNADVEENPKTFLDLLFGLSNEKLADNYTAEYNATGKLYVDHYTITFDDNADYRNTKLLTKSGTKYFSTKYLPSSINSITSHICAKLIPMVRLSEMYYIRAEYYASINDFSNAIKEMDIVRDGRECTKGRLDDIIKDEKSFRKELIKEAQREFIGEGQVFFYFKKFNQPIYSSMKESDFTLPLPDSETIL